From one Triticum urartu cultivar G1812 chromosome 3, Tu2.1, whole genome shotgun sequence genomic stretch:
- the LOC125544250 gene encoding membrane-bound transcription factor site-2 protease homolog, translated as MIGGGGGRSRRRGRASVTLPSGPAASRTESSVSCWYREYKIYVFNDMIFNLGWKHARYTRAWFSLGVYFCLVALVGISLLLLWDPIGALYFRRGSISAWLPNILAPSFSGSIMDTSIIIASTILSIAFHEFGHAIAAASEGVQMEYVAIFMAVLFPGALVALNYDLLENLPLFSMLRIYCAGIWHNVIFCAACVLMALLLPLVLCPLYVSGDGLIVMGVSQSSSLSRSLSVHDVILSVDGLNIRRTDDWMKMLAQGTVEKTSSHEFLGGSQSYGATNSGKGYCVPNSWMDASKNLWQINDKLSCPDELIVFGKFSCNGSAYFPGTDKVSDKKQTEDLYCLIAKDVVKLKKCGNGWRGTEDDDSNCTCLEEEYCLVPVLTPGFSWIEISYARPYSLECLQKEGNLSSSHATNDNFGPSPCGGTFVYVGDLSSTASSVKLSPYRPRWAFFLLIADVPYILENCLSCLLHVSAALAAVNCLPVYFLDGDAILETALRYVAWFNRRQQRVIIKVCRFLWTVLSIIMFSRFLYSMTVYYG; from the exons AtgatcggcggcggcggcggacgcagCCGGCGGCGCGGGCGCGCGTCGGTGACCCTGCCCTCGGGCCCCGCCGCGAGCCGCACTGAGAGCTCCGTCTCCTGCTG GTATCGTGAGTACAAAATTTATGTCTTCAACGACATGATATTCAATTTGGGGTGGAAACATGCTAG ATACACCAGAGCATGGTTTTCCTTAGGAGTTTATTTCTGTCTAGTTGCTTTAGTTGGTATATCTTTG TTGCTATTGTGGGATCCAATTGGTGCATTATATTTTAGACGCGGATCCATTAGCGCCTGGTTACCAAATATACTG GCTCCCAGCTTCAGCGGATCAATAATGGACACCTcaatcatcatagcatcaacaatctTATCTATTGCTTTTCATGAATTCGGACATGCTATTGCAGCTGCAAG CGAGGGTGTACAGATGGAATATGTTGCAATATTCATGGCTGTACTTTTTCCTGGGGCATTAGTTGCTCTGAACTATGACCTGCTTGAGAATCTACCCCTCTTTTCAATGCTTCGGATATATTGCGCGGGAATTTGGCATAATGTTATA TTTTGTGCAGCATGTGTGCTGATGGCATTATTACTTCCTTTGGTCCTCTGTCCTCTCTACGTGAGTGGTGATGGACTTATT GTCATGGGAGTCTCACAATCATCTTCTCTGTCAAGGTCATTGTCTGTTCATGATGTTATCTTGTCTGTGGATGGTCTGAACATAAGAAGAACTGACGATTGGATGAAAATGCTGGCTCAAGGCACTGTAGAGAAAACCAGTAGTCATGAGTTTCTTGGTGGTTCTCAGAGCTATGGTGCTACTAATTCTGGCAAAGGTTATTGTGTCCCCAACTCATGGATGGATGCAAGCAAGAATCTCTGGCAGATAAATGACAAGCTATCTTGCCCAGATGAACTGATAGTGTTTGGGAAATTTTCCTGTAATGGCTCCGCGTATTTTCCTGGGACTGACAAAGTAAGTGACAAGAAACAAACTGAGGACTTGTATTGTTTGATTGCAAAAGACGTAGTTAAACTTAAAAAATGTGGAAATGGATGGCGTGGTACAGAAGATGATGACAGTAACTGTACCTGTTTGGAG GAGGAGTACTGCTTGGTACCTGTTCTTACCCCTGGGTTTTCATGGATAGAGATCTCCTACGCCAGGCCATATTCTTTGGAGTGTTTACAGAAAGAAGGAAATTTATCGTCATCACATGCTACAAATGATAACTTCGGTCCGAGTCCCTGTGGGGGAACCTTTGTTTATGTTGGTGATCTGTCATCGACAGCAAGTTCTGTTAAGTTATCCCCCTACAGGCCCCGATGGGCATTCTTCCTTCTTATTGCAGATGTTCCCTATATCTTGGAAAATTGTTTAAGTTGTTTGCTTCATGTGTCTGCGGCATTGGCTGCCGTTAACTGCCTACCG GTATACTTTCTAGATGGGGATGCGATTTTGGAGACTGCCTTACGCTACGTTGCTTGGTTTAACCGGAGACAGCAGCGGGTGATTATTAAGGTCTGCCGCTTTCTGTGGACCGTCCTATCCATCATCATGTTCTCAAGGTTCTTATATTCCA